TTCTCCCATCGTTAAATAAGTTCCACTAGCcatatattgttttttttttagtttctttgaTTCTTTTAGAAATTCTTCATTCGATGCTCTCCGCGCACATCACAAATCTCACGGGCAGTGTCTGTGAGCCTTAACTCCTCGACTAAATGCAAAACATCGAATAGTGTCGGAAATGCTCTTTTGAAACTAAACTTTACTTTCCTCTTCAATACAAAAGTAAAACACAAAAACGgatgaaaattctagaaatcagAACGCATTGCTTTATgggtaaaaaaattctcttgcaAATAACGTAAAGGAATTTGCCATTGCTCTTTATTTCTGCGtccatttttaaatttgagactttctaaattcaaaaatccgGACAGGAAAGAACGCTCACACTCTAATCCTCaataatatttcaaagaaGTGCACCGGAAGACGTCTTTGTTCTTGGATTTtggatattttaattttcgcTATTGATCATCTCTTATACACTTCTACGCAACTGCAGTCTTTGCTTGTTTGGATAAGTGTTCtaccatttttatttcagatggTTATCGATTACTACGAATCACTTATTATTATGGACAATTCAGAATGACTTGATACGAGTACTTCATCTTGAACTAATTAGTGACTAAGAAGTTTTGTTTTACGTTAATATTTTCAGTAATAAATATCAGTGTTTGCATGAAAACGAGATCGCAACattattgaaaaaagtagaactgTGTAGTCATGCAACAGAGTACGTGCTAAAGCTAGTAGGGAGAACAAATGAGATGTGACTAGTTCAACTATAAGTTGGCAATGATCAAATTATTGAGGTTGCTGTTTACATTTGAGCAGGGCCTGCTGTTGGGCTAGTCTTGACTGTTGCTCCAAACTCAGCTGTGCAAGTTCCATGCAAAGGTTGCGTTTTCTTGAATCATGGTCATTGTCGTCCCGTTCGTCTGCGGATGCCCACGACGTGATCTAAACGCCTAGATTAAGGTAAGACACATGGAATCATTATAATCTTTTAACTCTATCTTTCTAATGTTTCACACTTACGCAAACATGTTCCCATCATCACTGTCTATTCCGGAAATTACATaactataaaggataaagaataagttctggcgttaatcaatccgcttcggatgcgccctcacattcacttcaatttagaatcgtttgaggtttacgaacgtgtaactggtctatacaatgacttgcggtggctagccgatgtgtcaagtcagtgtttcatCCTCCCAGCCAGGTGtcataccaatttatcgaccccggagggatgaagggcttggtgtgcactagggcggattcgaacctcagatCGAATTTGGCGACATCGTTGGCTTCCTCAGTTGAGAATTCTGCGAGTAGATAGACTTGCTGACTTAGTGTACCGCAACTGCGCTGTGCATATTTCAACCACGACAACGTAACCTTGCACTTGCCGTTTTGACGACGCAAAAATCGGAAGCTGCGACAAAAGTGAAGCAGCTCGCCTGGCATGCGCTGCAGAGAAAACGTACGAAAGggaaaattccttttctgAAGGCAAAATCTAAATGCAATAATGCTTACCGTAACATGCATTTCGTTCACTGGGTCAGAGTTACCACCGAACTTGGCTATGATTGCACTAACTTCTTCGACAAATCGTTCAATTAGTCTCTGAAATGTGCACCTAGTACTTGATCATTTTGAACATTAACATTAACAGTCAATTCAGCAACAATTCGTCGAATATCTCGGAAGACATacagagaagaaatttttttaaacaatagaATTAAGAAATTGACCTGAATATCCCAAAAGATTTTTAAGTCGAAAATGTTCCACAATTTAGACACAAATTTATAATGATGATACGAATTTCATTCAGGGAGTAAAACCTGCCCTCCTTTCACTGCTTCTTGTTCTGAGACGCTTCACATATTCTTCTCTCTCCCAGAAGCATTGACACACcatttgtattgttttttgattgtacttttcgtttttctctagTCTCTTGCAGCTTTCTGTTAGCTGTTGCACTAAATTACTGAGCATTAGCCCTAAAACGGGAATAATTCCTCGAGATTGAACGCAAGAGTCggaaaataaagttaaaaaacaaaaaacaaacctttCTGCATCCATCCACTATTCGCTGTTTCCAAGTTGTTTATAAGAAGCGTGTAAGCATCAATGTCGTCTTGCAATAGAATTATCTTACGGCGCTCTCTTAACAGTCCGAAATGAAATAATCGAACataacatcctttctttaaCAATGCGAAAAAAGCTCTTATTCATCCCACTCAATGCTTCGAATAACCCATTCTTAAGTTTAATCtcacaaaattgacaatgAGTGCAAAGTTTTTGAAGGATGGGAATCATTCACAACCAGCTTCCAATTATCAGCGAGATAATGCTTATGAAGAAATTAGCGAGATAATGCTTATGAAGAATTAAATACGTGAGAGGATACCCACAAATGAGTTCTAAACTTAATATGCATCAGTGTGGACGATCATTACGATACTTGTGTAGACTTAGTAACAATTTTGATGCTAATACTAGCGCCAGTATAACAAAAGTGCTAGTGCTAGTATAACAAAAGCTCAGGTATAAATTCTATTGGATCACACTAGTGTTACAATACGAAGAAATTCGAATCTGAAACACTGGTGCATTTGGAAACGGAACATAGCAGAGAACGATGAAGCCGGGCTCGGACATAGaccaacaattaaaaaaacaataggcAGTTGCTGAGCCTTCTTCAGCAGCTTTGCTAATAATACTGTTTATCTTACCTTTACGAACATATAAGTATCGCATCAATGTGCTGCTCAGAGCCCTCCACCTATACTGCTAGTATACTAAgttgtttttctctgaattctCTAAACTTCCTGTTGATGCAGTAAATCATTCGAtgtttattatgtttattttttgatcgCATTCACCGAAACCCACTCGGCGAAAGCGAATAAAATTTGTCAAAACACgtataatttttaaaactccTATAATAGCGTGAAAGTTTCTTTCACCTAGAATCCAAGAAATACTCATCCACACCTTTCTAGTTCAGCACTAGCATCCTTGTCTTTCCTCTCGAGTTCGTCAATGACTCTGTTAGCTTCTTTGACTTCATTTTGTGATTCCTGAACAGAAGGTTACAACAGTGGGAATCACTTCGGACCTCTCAAAATAGCATCAATTAATTCCTACCTGATCTAGCTTCTGGAACTCTTTCGCCAACACTGTAAGCCTATCTCTCTCGATCTCCAACCTCTccacttcttcacttttttgtcgTAGCTTTAGCTTATATTGCTCAATCTGTGTTTTCATGGCATTCAACTCCGATCTTAAACTTGCTGAAGATATTACTACTCCTATGGCTATGGAATCCAAAGCCTATTTACTTTATAACCACGTTTTCTTTGTGTATACTCGGAAATTGTTCCACTTGTCGGCGATAGCGATCCAGCTGTAGTTCCATGTTTTCTCGCTCCAAAGACCATTGCAATCTTTCAGAACTTTAGTCGGAAAAGGGTAAGTCAGTTCAACAGAAGTCAAAAACACTTGATGAAACGAACCTAATCAGTTTCTCTAATGCGTCTTTGCAATcatgaatattttgaatttcttttctgaatagTTCCTTAGCGTTATCAAGGAACACCCTATCGCAACTTTCCAAGAAATGTCGAGCCTATAATTATAGCACTGTTAAATGGAAGATATATCAGCACCGGAAATAGTAAGCAAAGCAAGATCTTTTCGGGGAATACCAAACACAGCCGCCATAAATCTTTGTGACATAAACCTCAGCACTAGAAGTAATAAGGATTCCCtggatgaaaggataaagtgtttgtaGTCGAACAATTCCTTCGAGATGAGGCAacttcgacttcaattcagaatcgctcgAGATTTATGCACATTTGTAGATATACAGAATGTCCTGCGGATGGAGCTGACAATTGAGTTAATGTCCTTACCCTtctcctcccagataagtctagCGCAAACTCCTCGGTCTCGACGAGCAGGTTTGTCCCTGCTTAGGTGGTTTCAAAACAACGACAAGCGAACCTCTTTCCACATGTCCTTAAGAGATGTACACAATGGCAAGAGTTTCCTACAGAATTTGTACGGGCTCACCAACGCCCACAGCAATCGAGCTCTTGGCTCACTCCTACTAGTCACTAGTCCTGAT
This window of the Necator americanus strain Aroian chromosome III, whole genome shotgun sequence genome carries:
- a CDS encoding hypothetical protein (NECATOR_CHRIII.G11445.T2), whose protein sequence is MFLLFFGQTISIDGTLCTTCAAQKAKQAGDSEKNCLEKAVVAATKRMQDASTPNNMSEPPATSAADTRNATTSTSFLEEVDRAGQHTQISSRISDSLSLAQIVACFDNLEDYRLRGDSPDLRPELRRFFARIKYERDINALEAAARHFLESCDRVFLDNAKELFRKEIQNIHDCKDALEKLISSERLQWSLERENMELQLDRYRRQVEQFPSIHKENVVIKSELNAMKTQIEQYKLKLRQKSEEVERLEIERDRLTVLAKEFQKLDQESQNEVKEANRVIDELERKDKDASAELERERRKIILLQDDIDAYTLLINNLETANSGWMQKGLMLSNLVQQLTESCKRLEKNEKYNQKTIQMVCQCFWEREEYVKRLRTRSSERRRLIERFVEEVSAIIAKFGGNSDPVNEMHVTITSWASADERDDNDHDSRKRNLCMELAQLSLEQQSRLAQQQALLKCKQQPQ
- a CDS encoding hypothetical protein (NECATOR_CHRIII.G11445.T1); amino-acid sequence: MFLLFFGQTISIDGTLCTTCAAQKAKQAGDSEKNCLEKAVVAATKRMQDASTPNNMSEPPATSAADTRNATTSTSFLEEVDRAGQHTQISSRISDSLSLAQIVACFDNLEDYRLRGDSPDLRPELRRFFARIKYERDINALEAAARHFLESCDRVFLDNAKELFRKEIQNIHDCKDALEKLISSERLQWSLERENMELQLDRYRRQVEQFPSIHKENVVIKSELNAMKTQIEQYKLKLRQKSEEVERLEIERDRLTVLAKEFQKLDQESQNEVKEANRVIDELERKDKDASAELERERRKIILLQDDIDAYTLLINNLETANSGWMQKVQQLTESCKRLEKNEKYNQKTIQMVCQCFWEREEYVKRLRTRSSERRRLIERFVEEVSAIIAKFGGNSDPVNEMHVTITSWASADERDDNDHDSRKRNLCMELAQLSLEQQSRLAQQQALLKCKQQPQ